In one window of Burkholderia cenocepacia DNA:
- a CDS encoding sensor histidine kinase: protein MSPDPAVTTSLRRSLLRRLAAPLSMLALMSGLIAYWLAWQYTQHVIDRSLADLATAISKQIQIAGPDAPFTVPPLAQAMFSDPAEALIYRISDGEQELAGDPKLPLQGINVRRMHHAYVFEAEYDNRAVRVAQVRVDDVEGGKPMVVEVAQPVRHRYRIAAEFLVAIMMPLLLLLLAGWGIVWRVVNQQLGPLTHLADSLNRQTHTSLEPVDETDVPLEIRPLTSAMNALLGRLKTALDAQRKFIADAAHQLRTPLTAVKLHAEQAAVARDPHQTFAAVRELRAAADRAVRLSNQLLSLARAEPGEQAARFVDVDLAAMAFETGAEWVPRALASHVDLGFQRSDDPGGDEKLIVRGNPVLLREVIANLLDNALKYVPLARPDGARITVNVARASLEGSQPAAEIVVEDNGPGVPANQQADLFKRFFRGDAQSGNGVETGAGLGLAIVHDIIAMHGGTVSYEDASEGGSRFVVRVPLAAHTAQPASETPAVAPTH, encoded by the coding sequence ATGTCTCCTGATCCGGCTGTGACCACCAGCCTGCGCCGTTCGCTGCTCCGGCGCCTCGCCGCCCCGCTGTCGATGCTCGCGCTGATGAGCGGCCTGATCGCCTACTGGCTCGCGTGGCAATACACGCAGCACGTGATCGACCGCTCGCTCGCGGATCTCGCGACCGCCATCTCCAAACAGATCCAGATCGCCGGCCCCGACGCGCCGTTCACGGTGCCGCCGCTCGCGCAGGCGATGTTCTCCGACCCCGCCGAAGCGCTGATCTACCGGATCAGCGACGGCGAGCAGGAACTCGCCGGCGACCCGAAGCTGCCGCTGCAGGGCATCAACGTGCGGCGCATGCATCATGCGTACGTGTTCGAGGCCGAGTACGACAACCGCGCGGTACGGGTCGCGCAGGTGCGCGTCGACGACGTCGAGGGCGGCAAGCCGATGGTCGTCGAAGTCGCGCAGCCGGTGCGGCACCGCTACCGGATCGCGGCCGAATTCCTCGTCGCGATCATGATGCCGCTGCTCCTGCTGCTGCTCGCCGGCTGGGGCATCGTGTGGCGCGTGGTGAACCAGCAGTTGGGCCCGCTCACGCATCTCGCCGATTCACTGAACCGGCAGACCCACACGTCGCTGGAGCCGGTCGACGAAACCGACGTGCCGCTGGAGATCCGGCCGCTGACGAGCGCGATGAACGCGCTGCTCGGCCGCCTCAAGACCGCGCTCGACGCGCAGCGCAAGTTCATCGCCGATGCCGCGCACCAGTTGCGCACGCCGCTCACCGCGGTGAAGCTGCATGCCGAGCAGGCGGCCGTCGCGCGCGACCCGCACCAGACCTTCGCCGCGGTGCGTGAGCTGCGCGCAGCGGCCGACCGGGCGGTACGGCTGTCCAACCAGTTGCTGTCGCTCGCGCGTGCCGAGCCGGGCGAACAGGCCGCGCGCTTCGTCGACGTCGATCTCGCGGCGATGGCGTTCGAGACGGGCGCCGAATGGGTGCCGCGCGCGCTCGCGTCGCATGTCGACCTCGGCTTCCAGCGCAGCGACGATCCGGGCGGCGACGAGAAGCTGATCGTACGCGGCAACCCCGTGCTGCTGCGCGAGGTGATCGCGAACCTGCTCGACAATGCGCTGAAGTACGTGCCGCTCGCGCGGCCGGACGGCGCGCGAATCACGGTGAACGTCGCGCGCGCCTCGCTCGAGGGCAGCCAGCCGGCCGCCGAGATCGTCGTCGAGGACAACGGCCCCGGCGTGCCCGCGAACCAGCAGGCCGACCTGTTCAAGCGCTTCTTCCGCGGCGACGCGCAAAGCGGCAATGGCGTCGAGACGGGCGCCGGGCTCGGGCTCGCGATCGTGCACGACATCATCGCGATGCATGGCGGCACCGTGTCGTACGAGGATGCATCGGAAGGCGGCTCGCGCTTCGTGGTGAGGGTGCCGCTCGCCGCGCATACGGCGCAGCCGGCCAGCGAAACGCCGGCTGTGGCGCCGACGCACTGA